Genomic window (Aquimarina sp. BL5):
AAAATACAAAACTAATGTCAAACCTAAAGGAGTATGGATGTTTTTTGTACTTTGGATTTTTTAAATAATTTCGGAACGAGAATACTAATGAGATGGACCCTAAAACCACAACTAGACACTGCAATTATCAACAACTTAGCAGAAGCTCTGAATGTAGATGTTATAATTGCTTCTTTATTGGTCCAAAGAGGAATTGAAACCTATGATCAAGCCAAAAAGTTTTTTCGTCCTTCATTAGAAGATTTGCTTGATCCTTTTTTAATGAAGGATATGGATAGGGCAGTTTCCAGAATTGATAACGCTATATCTGATCACGAAAATATTATGGTATATGGAGATTATGATGTAGATGGGACTACTTCTGTTGCATTAATGTCTTCATATTTAGAAACTATTTCATCGCAAGTTACTACCTATATTCCGGATCGTTATGCAGAAGGGTATGGTGTTTCTTATCAAGGGATTGACTACGCTTCTGATAATGATATTTCATTGATTATTGCGTTAGATTGTGGTATCAAAGCGGTAGAAAAAGTGGCGTATGCAAAATCCAAAGGAATTGATTTCATAATCTGCGATCATCACCGACCAGGAGATACAATCCCAGATGCAGCTGCAGTGCTGGACCCTAAAAGAGAAGATTGTGAATATCCTTATAAAGAACTATGTGGTTGCGGAGTAGGTTTTAAATTAATACAAGCTCTTGCTATTAAAAAAGGCCAAACTATAGATGATTTGTTAGTGTATTTAGACTTAGTTGCTACCGCTATCGGAGCAGATATTGTTCCGATCACTGGAGAAAATAGGGTGCTGGCATATTTTGGTTTACAAGTTATTAATCAAAGCCCTAGAACAGGCTTTAAGGCAATGCTTTCACAAGTTAAAAAAGAGATCTTAACAATTACGGACGTAGTATTTATACTGGCTCCCAGAATTAATGCGGCAGGAAGAATGAAACACGGATTGCATGCTGTGAATCTTCTTAAGGAAGAAAATCCTGAAATTGCATTACAGTATGCTTCAGAAATAGAAACGTATAATAGTGATCGAAAAGATGCTGATAAGAGTATCACTGAAGAAGCTTTGGTACAAATAATCCAAAACTCAGAAGAAGATAAATATACCACCGTAGTATATGATGAGAATTGGCATAAAGGCGTAATTGGGATCGTTGCGTCCAGACTTACAGAAACCTATTATCGTCCAACGTTGGTTTTTACCAAAAGCGGAGAGAAACTTGCGGCTTCTGCAAGATCTGTTAAAGGTTTTGATGTATACAATGCTTTGGATGCTTGCTCGGACTATATAGAACAATTTGGAGGTCATAAATATGCAGCCGGATTGACCCTGAAAGAAGAAAACTATGAGGTGTTTAAGCAAAAATTTGAAGAAACTGTACTATCTACTATTGATAAGAAGTTACTAACTCCAGAAATTCTGATAGATGAAATTATAGAATTGGATCAGATCACACCAAAGTTTTTTAGAATTCTGAAACAGTTTGCGCCATTTGGTCCAGGAAATATGACACCAGTTTTTATGACAGAAAATGTAAAGGATACAGGATATGCTAAATGTGTTGGTGCTGATGATAAACATCTGAAATGTAAAGTACAAAAAAATGGATTAGCTTTTGGTGTTATTGGTTTTAACCTCGGACCAAAACTTGATTTGATAAAGGGATCAAAAAGTGTCAAGGTTGCTTATACAATTGATGAAAATGAATGGAATGGCACTGTATCCCTACAATTAAAGCTTAAAGATATAATTTAAATTATTTTTATTTAGATTAATTATAAATAATTAATACTTTTGAGTCAAATACGATTCAGAATGAATGCTATTGATAAAATATACAGTAATAAAGTTGGCATATCTTTTTTTTGGAAGAAACAACAACAGCTTGTCACTACGCCCAAAATTCAACTGGTATTTAGGGATATAGGATTTTTACTTACCCTAAATGAGTTAAAGGATTTTTCGGATGCCTGCAGAATTACAGAACAATCACAATGCTGTGATCAATGTGTTGACCATCAGAATTGTAGGTCATTATTGCTTAGGACACCGTCTGAAAAAATTGACTTGGCAATCAGTAAAGATGAACTAGAGCAGGTACAGGAATTAATTAATGGCACTATTTTTCGAGTAGAATTACAGCATTGGGTAACGAACTCAGGCCTTAATTAAAATGTTATCTAAGAAAGTCTAGAATTTTATAAGAGATTTCTTCTGCTTTTGTTTCTTGGATAAAGTGTTTTTCATCGATAAAATGAATATCTGCTTCATCTATCTTAAGCGCATTGGTTACTCTAGTTTGTTGTGGAGTCCACTGTAGCATGGTATCGTGAATTCCCCAAATTACAGCAACGGGAATATCGATACTTTCAAATACTAAGGAGTAGTCGGGAAAGTAATTACATGTTCTTGTAAAGAAATAGTACATGCCATCGGTTTTTCCTTCTAACAAAGGAGTTTTATAACCTTCTACATCAATTTCATTTAATTTATTTTCTTTTAATCCTTCTTTGAATAAGCTTTTTAATAAGGTATTGGTAGTTACTCCATTTCTATAGGACCACATCGCAGCTTTGGCTGCAGGACCAGGACTAAATCGTATCGGAGGATAAAAACCCTCTTCGTATAATAAGGTATTTAACACAATTAATTCTTCGATTCTTTTAGGGGCTTGATTAAAAAGTTCCCAGGTCCATACTCCACCTACATCGTGCATAACGTGAGACCAATACTCAATACCAAGTCCATCCATCAGTGCTAGCAGTCGTTTGGCATGCTCTTTTTCACTATAGATTTTATATCCTTCAGGAGAATCGCTAGAACCATATCCTAACATATCTGGAACAATAACACGGTATCCTCCAGCAACTAATGGATCGATCATTTTACGATATAACCAGCCAGAAGTAGGAATTCCATGAAGTAGTACGATTGCGGGTCCGTTTCCTTTGTCAATATATTTGATGATGCCATCTTCTGTGGGAAAAGATCGCTGTTCTGCTCTAAATTCTTCATAGGTCATCTGACCTTTTCTGATTTTGGTATCTTGATACGGTTTGCACCCAAAAACGATTACTGCAATTAGAAGTAATAAAGAAAGCTTCTTCATTTAGAATGATAATTTGTGAGGCAGCAATTTACTTAAAATCCTTTTTTTATACTATAACAAGCTACAATTTAATCCTAAAATGATCATTTGCTTAAATTTAGATCTGATTCTTATGCAAAATACTGACCAATTTACTAATTACTTCCATGCTATTAAACGGCGGATTTGCCTGATTAACATTAGCAGAAATCAACAATCCTTCTTTAGGAGCATAGGCCAAAAATGAACCGTAAAACCCTCCGTGACCATAAAATGTTATTCCTTTAATCTCATATTTAAAAATTCCTAATCCATAGTTTTTGTTAAATTTTTCGGTATCAGAGCAGTCAATCATTTTGTTTAGGGCTTGTTTATGTTTAAATAACCTAAGTTTAAATAATGCTTTTACAAAATTCGCCATATCTTCTGTAGTAGAGACTAGACCACCTCCAGCCCATTCATATGAGGTGTTTACTTTTTTTGTGATATTGATCCTATTCAGAAAAGCATCAATCCGCTTACCGTTGCCTTTTATAGGTTCGTAAAATTCGAAATAAGTGTTTTGCATCTGGAGAGGTTCCAGGATTCTTTTTCGAATTACCTGTGCGAGTGTTTCTCCACTCAATTCTTCGATAATAAACCCTAACAGCATATAATTAATATCAGAATAGTAATATCCTTTTCCAGGAGCGTTATGAGGTTTCTTATTTAGACCATATTTGTAATATTTTTCAAAAAACTTTTTTGCCGTATACTGTTTCTTAGGGTTTAGTAATACACTTAGATTAAATCTAATCGCTTTATCAATAAATACATCTGCAATTCCCGAAGTGTGATTAAGTAACATTTTTATATCGATATCATCTGAATAGGAAGTTTTATTCAGTATGTGTAAATTTTTGAAATCAATAAACTCTAAAGTGCCTAAATACTTTTCAGCTTTATCTTCAATTTTCAATTTGCCTTCTTCTTCCATTTGAAGAATAATAGTAGCAACTAGAGTTTTGGTGATGCTAGCAATATTGAATTGATAGGTTTCATTAACATATCTGCTTTTTCTTTTAACTTCACCTACTCCAGTATTAATTTGAAATTCTGTCTCAGCATTTTCAGCATACAACAGAAAATTATGAACTGGTTTTTTTCCTTTATCTACCAAGCATTCGTTCATTAATGCGTTAATATCTTTTTCCTTGTCAAAATTATCTTGGGAAAAGCTAATGAAGCTTGAAAAAGTAATTAATACCGAGCTAATAACCTGTTTAGTAAATACCATAATTCTATAATTTTATTATAGCAATAGTACATACAATCACCTGTATTCGTTTGGTTGATAAAGTACGTTATCTGTGAAATGTAGTAAAATTACCTACGAAATGTCTTATGTAAACTCGAACCATTTTTTGAAGTTTGATGCCTTAGTTCGACTCACTGTAATTTCTGAAGGGAAATTATATTCTGGACTTATTAATACAAGAATTTTTCCGTTTTCTATTCTTTTGAACCCTTTAACCATATCCTTATTTATAATAAATTGCCTGTTAAGCCTAAAGAAATTGATTTTGGGAAGTTGGTTTTCTAAAGTATTTAGCGATTGATCCAGATAATATTTTTTACTGTTGTTTGTAAATACCGCGGTATAATCACCATCTATATGGAATCCTGCAATCTGATCAAAAATAAGTTTTAGTTTTTTGTTCCCATGGTTTACCATGATCCCTTCCGAGCGAGAACGATGATCTTGTTTATATTTGATTTCAGTATTTTTCCATTGATCGTAAAAATAAGCTCCTATATATATTCCATTGATCACAAAAATCCAGATACCAATTATAAAAATATCTTGTGTATAAAAATGTATTGGGGCTGACTTTCCCCTAGCCAACCAACTTAATAATTCTGTTAAAGAAATAATAATCACTAACGCAATCAACAATGTTGTGATTATTTGAAAAATAATACGCCGTGTTAACGACTTATGATAAGGTATCTTT
Coding sequences:
- the recJ gene encoding single-stranded-DNA-specific exonuclease RecJ; this translates as MRWTLKPQLDTAIINNLAEALNVDVIIASLLVQRGIETYDQAKKFFRPSLEDLLDPFLMKDMDRAVSRIDNAISDHENIMVYGDYDVDGTTSVALMSSYLETISSQVTTYIPDRYAEGYGVSYQGIDYASDNDISLIIALDCGIKAVEKVAYAKSKGIDFIICDHHRPGDTIPDAAAVLDPKREDCEYPYKELCGCGVGFKLIQALAIKKGQTIDDLLVYLDLVATAIGADIVPITGENRVLAYFGLQVINQSPRTGFKAMLSQVKKEILTITDVVFILAPRINAAGRMKHGLHAVNLLKEENPEIALQYASEIETYNSDRKDADKSITEEALVQIIQNSEEDKYTTVVYDENWHKGVIGIVASRLTETYYRPTLVFTKSGEKLAASARSVKGFDVYNALDACSDYIEQFGGHKYAAGLTLKEENYEVFKQKFEETVLSTIDKKLLTPEILIDEIIELDQITPKFFRILKQFAPFGPGNMTPVFMTENVKDTGYAKCVGADDKHLKCKVQKNGLAFGVIGFNLGPKLDLIKGSKSVKVAYTIDENEWNGTVSLQLKLKDII
- a CDS encoding alpha/beta fold hydrolase; protein product: MKKLSLLLLIAVIVFGCKPYQDTKIRKGQMTYEEFRAEQRSFPTEDGIIKYIDKGNGPAIVLLHGIPTSGWLYRKMIDPLVAGGYRVIVPDMLGYGSSDSPEGYKIYSEKEHAKRLLALMDGLGIEYWSHVMHDVGGVWTWELFNQAPKRIEELIVLNTLLYEEGFYPPIRFSPGPAAKAAMWSYRNGVTTNTLLKSLFKEGLKENKLNEIDVEGYKTPLLEGKTDGMYYFFTRTCNYFPDYSLVFESIDIPVAVIWGIHDTMLQWTPQQTRVTNALKIDEADIHFIDEKHFIQETKAEEISYKILDFLR
- a CDS encoding serine hydrolase, which encodes MVFTKQVISSVLITFSSFISFSQDNFDKEKDINALMNECLVDKGKKPVHNFLLYAENAETEFQINTGVGEVKRKSRYVNETYQFNIASITKTLVATIILQMEEEGKLKIEDKAEKYLGTLEFIDFKNLHILNKTSYSDDIDIKMLLNHTSGIADVFIDKAIRFNLSVLLNPKKQYTAKKFFEKYYKYGLNKKPHNAPGKGYYYSDINYMLLGFIIEELSGETLAQVIRKRILEPLQMQNTYFEFYEPIKGNGKRIDAFLNRINITKKVNTSYEWAGGGLVSTTEDMANFVKALFKLRLFKHKQALNKMIDCSDTEKFNKNYGLGIFKYEIKGITFYGHGGFYGSFLAYAPKEGLLISANVNQANPPFNSMEVISKLVSILHKNQI
- a CDS encoding LytTR family DNA-binding domain-containing protein codes for the protein MKQGVKTNFSDVKLFLILIPFINIINYYLTYSNIKADWFLALTFSIDTLQGYIAWYGIRHTIGFLDQKIPYHKSLTRRIIFQIITTLLIALVIIISLTELLSWLARGKSAPIHFYTQDIFIIGIWIFVINGIYIGAYFYDQWKNTEIKYKQDHRSRSEGIMVNHGNKKLKLIFDQIAGFHIDGDYTAVFTNNSKKYYLDQSLNTLENQLPKINFFRLNRQFIINKDMVKGFKRIENGKILVLISPEYNFPSEITVSRTKASNFKKWFEFT